ATCACGGGTATAACCCGTCATCTCGCACAGCTGAGGATTCACCATTATGAATTTTCCATCCTGGACGATATGAATGCCGATCGGAGAACTGTTGGCCATAGTCGAATAGAGCTTTTCCGACTCCGCCAGTTTCTCTTCCGCCTTCTTGCGCTCCGTTATGTCTCTTAGCAAGGCAACAAACAGCGCTGGCTCGCCCCCATCATTTTTCACCACGCTCAGCGAAACCAATACCGTGATTCGATTTCCATCGTTTGTTCTAAGAGTCAGCTCTTGTATCTTTAACGGAGCCCCGATCGCAAGCTGTCTCATACTGGCAGCTATCTTCCCTAGTTCCGAAGGATCAGCATGCGAGATGAGAACCTGTTTGAAAGGCAGCCCAACGATATCCTCTCTCCTTGAACCCGCCATCAGAAGAAGCGCATCATTGGCGTCAACGACCTTGCCCTGCGGATCGATCACACAAATGCCTTCCGGCATAGCCTTAAGTAAACCTTCGCTGTAATCCCGGGCTTTGGTTATCTCTTCAGTTGTTGACTTCCGCGCCTCCCGGCTGATCGACGGTTTTTCTTCCCAGACAAAGCCCTCAGCTCGCTGAGCACAGTCCGATAGAGCTGCAACACCCTTGTCCTCTTCGATAGCCTTTTCCTCGATGACCTGATAACCAATTTCGGTTTTTTGCACCGATCTCACCGCCTTCGGGTCAGAGCATCATCCAGCCCGGGCCGGGTGATGGCAAATCTGCTATTCTTAGCGTACCGCACCGGTCTATTTTGCCCAACGTGGCTGGCACTGGCTTCGTTTGGATGCCGTCCTCCAAAAATATTCAGGGACAACTTGTAGACAAACGAAATACGCCGTCAGTCGAAGACCCGGGGATTGATACGGTAAGAAGAGGAAGGCCACTGAAAACCCGATGGCGATCTTTTCGGTTTTAGGGTGCCTGCGTTTGCGCCTCCTTACAATGGTGCAGTATCTGTTCTCCCCTGCTGCCATCAATGCCGTCAGCCGATATCCCACATTTCCCTGTGCGACAAGCAAGGGTCGGAAAGATATCATATCTCACAGCTCGGCCGGCTGTTCAAGTGGAGGTGGACAAGGGTATGGAAAAACTAAAGGTGCTCCCTTTTCCCTCCTCGCTCTCCACCCAAAGCCACCCCCCATGAAGGCCGACGAGCACCTTGCACAAAACAAGCCCCCAACCCGTTAAAGCGCTCCCTGTCCTTCTCCACCCGATGATAGGGCTCGAACAGGCGGCGCTGTTCGTCCTCCGTCATCCCGGAACCCGTATCCCGAACCGCCACAATGAGTTTATCCGGCTCCGCTCTCGCCTCCAGGGTGATGGTGCCCCCAGGAGGAGTGAATTTCAGGGCATTGCTGAAAAGATTGGTGATGATCTGCCGGATGCGATCTTCATCAGCGGTGACCGGGGGAAGCGATGGCGGGACCTCCAGGACAAGCGTTTTCCCCTGCTGCGCCATAATCGGGCTCATCTCTTGACTGATCTGAAGGAGGAGTTCCGACATGTTCAACTGGGCAGTGTGCAGCTTTAGCATGAACAACTCGCCTCGTGCCAGATCAAGAAGTTCATCAATCAGCTTATTAAGCCGCTGAGCGCCGCGCTGCATATTGCCCGCCAACCGCACCAACGACGCATCTTCAACCGGCGATTCGGAGAGTTCGCTAAGAAGAAGCTGGCTGGAAAACACCAGAGGCGTCAAGGATCCCTTTAGCTCATGGACCAACACCCTCAGGAAATCAGCCCTTTTCTGTCTTTCAGCCTCTAACTCTTGCTGGAGGCGCCTCTCCACATCACGGAGCTCCCGGTATGAAGGTTCCTTGGAAACGTCTCTGATGATATTTCTGACCGATATACTCATAAGGATGACCCTCCCCTACCCATAGTTGGCCGCCCACAAATGGACTATCAAAGTCGCTTCCGTTTCTGCGATTGAGGAGCCCTCCTCTTGGCCCAAGGCTTGCAAAAACAAGCCACCCATTTTAATCAATGATATTTGAGCGCCCGGAGAAAGAACATCAGTAGAGCTACGTAATTATTCCTTTGGAATGTACTTATTTTCCCGGGGGCCTTATGGCCTCCCCGGGAAAAACCAGTCAAGTTTGCATGTTAGACAGGGTCATATTCGATCATCTTCCTTTGTCTCAGCTTCCCACGCCTTGCGTATATCTTTCCGTCGGTCTCCACACAAGATTCGATCAAGCGTCCTTCTGGCGGCTCCTCTCTGTTTTTGAGAGGTCTTCTAACTTCAAACAACTCTATCCACCATAGATGTCTGTTCCTATTAGACCATATCAGGGCCTATCTGGCAGGCCTTAGCTCCCAGACGATTTGCTTGAACATATATTCCTTTTGTGCTACTCTAGCGCAAAAGGAATACTCCAAACTGAAGTGAGTGCTTATGGGGGTCAGTGAAAATAGAACCACACCGACAGAAAGCCAATCCTCAAGCTCAAAAAAGCAGCTACTTAAAACCACGCGGGCCTTGAAATCCCCAACCTCTTCCCCCGAGAAAAAGAGTGGCATTTTCCCAATTGTCGGTATAGGAGCTTCCGCAGGGGGGCTCGAAGCATTTGAAAAGTTCTTCAGCAGCATGCCGGCAGAAAGCGGGATGGCCTTTGTGCTGATTCCCCATCTGGATCCCTCTCATGTCAGCATCCTTCCCGATCTCCTGCAAAGATTCACCAGAATGAAGGTTCACCTGACAGTTGATGGAACGAAGGTCGAACCCAACAACGTCTATGTCACCCCTCCCAATAAATACCTGGCCATCCTCAATGGAATCCTCCAACTCATGCAGCCCGCCGTGTCGCGAGCTTCGAGGTTACCCATCAATTCCTTTTTCCGAACCCTGGCGCAGGACCAGAAACAGAACGCCGCTTGCATCATTCTCTCCGGAACCGGAACGGACGGAACCCTGGGACTGCGGGAGATCAGGAGCGAGGGGGGATTGGTAATAGTCCAGGACCCGGATTCGGCCAAGTATGACGGCATGCCAAGAAGCGCCATGGCCACTGGTATGGCGGACTACGTCCTGCCGCCGGAAGAGATACCGGGACAATTGGTGGAATACTTCCAACACGCAACGCGTGGAAAAGACAGTGCAATGATCTCCGTTAAAGGAGATCCATCCGATGCCTTGCAGAAAATACTCATTCTCCTTCGCACCCACACAGGGCATGACTTTTCCTTATACAAGCAGCATACAATTCTCCGGCGGATTGAAAGGCGGATGAATGTCCACCAGATAAATGATATTGCCAGCTATGTCCGCTATCTGGAGCAGAGCCCTGGGGAAGTGGGAGTCCTCTTCAGCGAAATCTTGATCGGCGTGACCAGTTTCTTCAGGGACTCGGGAGCTTTTGAAGTCCTCAAACAGAAGGTTTTACCGGAACTGGTTGAAAGCAAATCCGGGGATGATCCGATACGCATATGGGTCCCCGCCTGCTCCAGCGGTGAAGAAGCCTATTCGATAGCTATTACCCTGCAGGAGTGTATGGATGATCTTAAACGGGAATTCAGGGCTCAGATTTTCGGCACGGATATCAACGCCGGGGCCATCAATGCCGCCCGTGAGGGTCACTACTCTTCCAGTATTTCTGCGAATGTGAGCAAGGACCGACTCAGGCGGTTTTTCACCCAGGAGGATAACGGTTACCGCATCAAGAAAACCATTCGGGAGATGCTGGTTTTTGCGCCTCAAAACATCATCCACGACCCGCCGTTTACAAAACTGGATATGGTATGCTGCCGAAATCTGCTCATTTATATGGATACGGACCTGCAGCGGAAAATACTGCCGATTATCCACTACAGCTTGAGGCCCAAAGGGGTACTCTTTTTGGGTACTGCGGAAACCATCGGCAGCTTTACTGACTTGTTTGGTGTGGTTGACAAGCAATGGAAGATATTCAACCGTAAGGAATCCATTCTGGCAAATCATGCCTGGACACAATTCCCTGCGCACCCTCGCATATCCCCGGCAGCTCAAGGGGAAGCTACGTTAACGGCAAGGAGAACCAGAGAAATGAACATGCCCCGACAGCTTGAGAAGATTCTGCTAGAAGATTATGTCCCGCCATGCGTCGTGATCGATGAAAAGGGCGATATCTCCTATGTTCATGGCCGGACCGGTCAGTATCTGGAGCCTGCTCAAGGGAAAGCCAGTCTGAATATCCTGGCGATGGCCCGTTCCGGACTGAGAACAGCGCTGACAACCGCCATTCGTCAAGTTGCTTCCAAGAAGGAAAAAGTGACTTATGAGAGGTTGCAGGTGGAGGGTAATGGAGGCCAGCAATCCGTTCACCTGACCGTCAAGCCGATTACGGAGCCGGAAGCCCTTCGCGGGATGATGATGGTGGTGTTCGAAGAGGCAAAGCCTCCGGCAAACACCAGATCGCCAAAGAAAGGCAGTTCGGGACATCCGGTCAATGCTCAAGTGGCAGAGCTGGAGACGGAACTCAAGCAAACCAAGGAGTATTTCCGAACAACCATTGAGGAGGTCGAGATCTCCAACCAAGACCTTAAGTCAGCCAATGAGGAATTACAATCCACCAATGAAGAGCTGGAGACCTCCAAGGAAGAGTTGCAATCACTCAATGAGGAACTGATAACCGTAAATGCAGAACTTCAGGGTCGCAACGACGAACTTTCCCAAGCCAGCGATGACATGAAGAACCTGCTCGACAGCACCCATATCGCTACCCTCTTCTTGGATACCGAACTGGATATTAAGGGCTTCACCCCCGCAGCCGGCAATATTCTTCCCTTGATCCAGACGGATATTGGCCGGCCCATCAGTCACATCACCTCGAACCTGCAATACGAACACCTGGTTGAAAATGTCCAGCACGTCATCAAAACGCTGGCTTTCAAAGAAACGGAAGTGGCAACCAAAGATGGCCGCTGGTATTTTATGCGCATCACGCCGTACCGAACTGTCACCAATGTCATTGCCGGTGTGGTGATAACCTTCAATGACATCACTCAGCAGAAAAGAAACGCTCTGTTGGCCGAGGATGCCCGTGAATATGCCCAGAATATTGTCGATACCATCCGAGAGCCGTTGCTTGTGCTGGATACGGACCTGCGGGTGATATCGGCGGGCCGTTCTTTCTATCGGATCTTCCAGATGACCCCAAAAGAGACCGATGGGAAGTGCCTCTACGATCTGGGAGATCGGCAATGGGATGTGCCAGAACTCCGCCAGCAGATGGAGAAGCTTATCGCCAGCAACGCTGCCTTCGAGGATGTTCGGATAAGCCGCGATTTTCCCCATATCGGACAGCGCGTCATGCTGGTAAACGGCAGGCAAATTCGGCAGCACAATAACCCAGCCAGGCTGATTCTTCTGGCCATGGAAGACGTCACCAAACAAAAACAGGAGCCAACGGTCGGTTAGCCGACCCTCCTAGGAGGGGAATGGCCAAACAAGACAAAGACGAGAAAGAATATGCCAGCGCCCTGCGAAAACGGGCTGAAGACCTAGCAGATGTCGGCCCCGAATACCTCGCCGACATTAGCCGAGAGAAGGCCCACCAAATGATTCACGAACTGCGGGTTCACCAGATCGAACTCGAGATGCAAAACGAAGAGCTTCTCCGTACCCAGGGGGAACTGGAAGAATCCCGTAGCAAATATGTTGATCTATACGATTTTGCCCCCATCGGTTACATCACGCTGGGTCAGAATGGCTCGATCCTAGACGCCAACATTGCCGCCGCTGAACTGCTGGGAATTGAACGCCGCTTTCTCATACAAAGGGCATTCCACAGCCTTGTCTCCCCCGATTTCCGCGACACGTTCCATGTGCATCGCAGACAAGTTTTCCAGACCCTGATCCCGCAGGCCTGCGAACTCAAACTCCTCAAAAAGAGCGTCGAGCCGTTCCATGCTCACCTGCGAAGCATCGCCGTACAAGATGACACCGGAACTCCGGTCCAGATTCGAATGGCGATCAGTGATATCACCGAGCGCAAGCAGGCAGAAGAAGCCCTTCGCTGGACAAACATCGAGCTTGAAAAGGCGTTGGAAGAACTGAAGGCCTGTCAGGAACAGCTGCTGCAGTCCGCCAAACTGGCCGCGGTAGGGGAATTGGTGGCCGGTGTGGCCCATGAAATGAATAATCCCCTGATGGCAATTTCCGGCTATGCCCAATTGCTGCTCGAAGAGGTCAAGGATGAAAGCATCCGGGCAGATTTGGAGACGATCAACAAAGAGACTGATCGCACCATCACGATTGTGGGCAATCTCCTCTCTTTTGCCCGCCGGTGCGAGCCGGAAAAGAAGCCTCTCTCAATCAACAAGACCATCGAGGAGACCTTGGAACTGCGTGCATATGAGCTGTCTCTGGACAACATCCAGAT
The DNA window shown above is from Dehalococcoidia bacterium and carries:
- a CDS encoding HAMP domain-containing sensor histidine kinase — encoded protein: MSISVRNIIRDVSKEPSYRELRDVERRLQQELEAERQKRADFLRVLVHELKGSLTPLVFSSQLLLSELSESPVEDASLVRLAGNMQRGAQRLNKLIDELLDLARGELFMLKLHTAQLNMSELLLQISQEMSPIMAQQGKTLVLEVPPSLPPVTADEDRIRQIITNLFSNALKFTPPGGTITLEARAEPDKLIVAVRDTGSGMTEDEQRRLFEPYHRVEKDRERFNGLGACFVQGARRPSWGVALGGERGGKREHL
- a CDS encoding chemotaxis protein CheB, whose product is MGVSENRTTPTESQSSSSKKQLLKTTRALKSPTSSPEKKSGIFPIVGIGASAGGLEAFEKFFSSMPAESGMAFVLIPHLDPSHVSILPDLLQRFTRMKVHLTVDGTKVEPNNVYVTPPNKYLAILNGILQLMQPAVSRASRLPINSFFRTLAQDQKQNAACIILSGTGTDGTLGLREIRSEGGLVIVQDPDSAKYDGMPRSAMATGMADYVLPPEEIPGQLVEYFQHATRGKDSAMISVKGDPSDALQKILILLRTHTGHDFSLYKQHTILRRIERRMNVHQINDIASYVRYLEQSPGEVGVLFSEILIGVTSFFRDSGAFEVLKQKVLPELVESKSGDDPIRIWVPACSSGEEAYSIAITLQECMDDLKREFRAQIFGTDINAGAINAAREGHYSSSISANVSKDRLRRFFTQEDNGYRIKKTIREMLVFAPQNIIHDPPFTKLDMVCCRNLLIYMDTDLQRKILPIIHYSLRPKGVLFLGTAETIGSFTDLFGVVDKQWKIFNRKESILANHAWTQFPAHPRISPAAQGEATLTARRTREMNMPRQLEKILLEDYVPPCVVIDEKGDISYVHGRTGQYLEPAQGKASLNILAMARSGLRTALTTAIRQVASKKEKVTYERLQVEGNGGQQSVHLTVKPITEPEALRGMMMVVFEEAKPPANTRSPKKGSSGHPVNAQVAELETELKQTKEYFRTTIEEVEISNQDLKSANEELQSTNEELETSKEELQSLNEELITVNAELQGRNDELSQASDDMKNLLDSTHIATLFLDTELDIKGFTPAAGNILPLIQTDIGRPISHITSNLQYEHLVENVQHVIKTLAFKETEVATKDGRWYFMRITPYRTVTNVIAGVVITFNDITQQKRNALLAEDAREYAQNIVDTIREPLLVLDTDLRVISAGRSFYRIFQMTPKETDGKCLYDLGDRQWDVPELRQQMEKLIASNAAFEDVRISRDFPHIGQRVMLVNGRQIRQHNNPARLILLAMEDVTKQKQEPTVG
- a CDS encoding ATP-binding protein, whose translation is MAKQDKDEKEYASALRKRAEDLADVGPEYLADISREKAHQMIHELRVHQIELEMQNEELLRTQGELEESRSKYVDLYDFAPIGYITLGQNGSILDANIAAAELLGIERRFLIQRAFHSLVSPDFRDTFHVHRRQVFQTLIPQACELKLLKKSVEPFHAHLRSIAVQDDTGTPVQIRMAISDITERKQAEEALRWTNIELEKALEELKACQEQLLQSAKLAAVGELVAGVAHEMNNPLMAISGYAQLLLEEVKDESIRADLETINKETDRTITIVGNLLSFARRCEPEKKPLSINKTIEETLELRAYELSLDNIQIIRDFSPDLPTIMADRNQLQQVFLNLINNAAYAMKEAHGKGRLLIKTLPVDKLIRITFTDDGAGIPPDTIDRIFDPFFTTKDVGKGTGLGLSICYGIIKEHGGRIYVLSTPGRETTFTIDLPTITPGDWLST